Below is a genomic region from Virgibacillus dokdonensis.
GTGTTTAACCGCGAGCATTTGTTAAAAGAAGTATGGCAATATGAATTTTTTGGAGATTTGCGAACGGTGGATACACATGTTAAAAGGCTTCGTGAAAAGTTGAACCAAGTATCTCAAGAAGCTGCGAAAATGATTGTCACTGTTTGGGGCGTTGGCTATAAGTTCGAGGTGGATGAAGACTAATGTTTTGGCGGAGTGTAGTAGGTAAACTAGCAATAACGATTCTATTGCTAGTTTCTTTCGTGTTATTTATCTTAACTATTTTACTTTTACAGTTTTTTGAAGATTTCCATATTCAGGAAGCAGAGCAGGATATGTTACAAACAGCTGAAAAAATTTCAATGCTTGTGGATACTCATGATGAAAATGAAATTATTGAAGAAACAACTGAGCGCGTTAAAGACCCAGCTAGCCGAGTAGCCATTGTTTCAGGTGATGGTGATTTATGGGTTTCTAATAGCGAGGATGATCAATTATCCAAGCTAGAATTAGACTGGCTAAAGCAAGAGGAACTCTCTTCTGTTCTTACTAACAATGTTCAAGTACGTAAGCAAATGAAGTTACCTGGTACTGAACGAGAGGCGATGATTGTAGGCGTTCCTATGAACCATCAAGATGGAGCTATTTATGTGTATCAGTCACTGAATGTTATTGATCAAACAAAAGCAGAAACGACTAAAATTATTTTTCTTGCTGCAGGTATTGCTATTGTTTTGACTACAATATTTGCGTTTTTTCTATCCACGCGTATCACCTCTCCACTTATTAAAATGAGGGAAGCTGCTTTCGATTTAGCTAGAGGTGAATTTAATACGAAAGTGCCTATTTTAACCCATGATGAAATAGGAGAACTAGCTTTAGCGTTTAATCGTATGGGAAGACAATTGAAATTTCATTTAAATGCACTAAGACAGGAAAAAGAGCAACTATCTAGTATTGTTAGTTCAATGGCAGATGGTGTAATAACTTTAAATCGTTCAGGAGACATGATTGTTACCAATGCCCCAGCAGATCGATTTATTGAAGATTGGTATTATGAGAATAATCTTCCATACCGTGCTGAAGATCGAAAATTACCACATGAATTAAAAACCATTTTACAAGAAGTCATTGATGGCGAGACGGAAGCTATGCATGAACTTAGCCTACAAGGTAGAAATTGGGTGATGGTGATGACACCTTTATATGATCAAGCCTACGTTCGCGGAGCAGTTGCGGTCATTAGAGATATGACAGAGGAAAGAAGAATGGATAAGCTACGTCAAGATTTTATTGCTAATGTTTCTCATGAATTAAGAACACCAATTTCCATGCTCCAAGGTTATAGTGAAGCAATTGTCGATGATATTGCAGAGACCAAGGAAGACAAAAATGAATTAGCCCAGATTATTCATGAAGAATCGCTTCGTATGGGGCGACTAGTCAACGAATTATTAGACTTAGCTAGAATGGAAGCAGGCCATATTCACCTGAATACAGAAGAAGTGAAGGTTGGACCATATGTAGAACGAATTTATAAAAAATTTCAAGGGCTGGCTAATGAGAATAAAATATCTTTACATCTAGATAAGTCGATTTACGAAGCGACTGCCGTATTCGATCCAGATCGAATTGAACAAGTGTTTACAAATCTCATTGACAACGCTATTCGTCATACTAGTAAAGAAGGTTATGTAAATATAAGAGTGATCAATGATAGTGAGGCTTTCCAAGTAGAAATACAAGATAGTGGAAGTGGAATCCCAGAAGAAGACCTTCCATTTGTCTTTGAACGCTTTTACAAAGCTGATAAGTCAAGGACAAGAGATAAAAAGAAAAAAGGTACTGGACTAGGACTTGCCATTGCTAAAAATATTATTGACGCTCATCAAGGTACGATCAATGTAAATAGTAAGTTGAATCAAGGGACAGCGTTTTATCTCCGTATACCAAGGCTATAAGATTGCAAGTAGCATGTTATATCCTGGATGAAACGTGCTGTAAGCTACCACTTTAAGAATTAGAGGGATTGAAGTTTCACTTTATATTAATCGTACGATTTTATCCCACTGTTTTAAACAAGTATTTATGATATCATAAATGAAAAATTGGAATTAGAAAGGATGTTACTTTATGAAACAATGGTTATTTCGATTTGGTTCATTTCTGGTCGCTATTGCTCTATTAGTAGGGTGTGGAAACGATGATTCAGGAACTACTGCCCCATCAAGCAATCAACCTTCTGAAAATCAAGTTACACAGGAAGAACAAGCAGCAGAAACAGTATTGATTACAATATCTAAAGACGATGGTGCGGAATACTTACATGAAAAAGAGATACCCATTGAACAAGGCGATACTTTAATGGATGTAATGGAAGAAAATTTTTATGTTGAAACGGAACAGAATGGAGAATTTATTACCTCGATTGAACGTTTATCAGCAAAAGAAGGTGAGAAAAAAGGGTGGATTTATACCGTGAATGGTGAGATGCCAAATGTTGGTGCTGCAGAATATGAATTAAAGCCAGGTGATAAAGTAGTTTTTGATTTTCAAGCTTGGGAATGAGCATATAAATGAACACCTATAAATTAACGCTTATTGCGTTACTAGCGGCACTTGCAGTTGTTGGAAGGTATTGGTTTGCTTTTTTACCAAATGTGCAACCAGTTACGGCAATAATTATTATTACAGGGGTAATCTTAGGGTCGGGGAGCGCATTATTGTTAACAGTTATTGTTGTCTTTGTATCCAATATGCTACTTGGCATGGGAATATGGGCGGTTTGGCAAGCCATCTCATGGGGAGTGATAGGCATTATCAGTGGTTGGATAGGTAAATTTTTTTCACGACCACCGTTTTTGCTGTTGTTAATCTTTACTGTTTTTAGCGGTTATTTTTATGGCTTTATTATCTCGCTGACTACATATCAAATGACTGGTGCATTTTGGCCATATTACATAAGTGGATTACCATTTGATACAAATCATGCTATTGGCAACGCTGTTTTTTTAGTGCTCTTTTATCCTCTTATCGCATATTTAATGGAAAAATATGCGTTACACCGTTTTACAGTAAAAGATACTGACTGGAATCGAGTAGAGGGAAAAGTTAAGTAACTTTACGCCCCTCTCACACCACCGTACGTACCGTTCGGTATACGGCGGTTCAATAGTTTGAGTGTACGAACTGGTATTGTAGAGCGATGTCTTTATATCCTCTCGATGCCAGTTCTTTATCTGTTAATGAACGATGGAGTACATAACTACTGGATATAACCCAGTAGCCCTTTCTTGTATTCGACCATTCATAAGCTTTATGTTTATCGATACCTAAGCGAATTAGATTTTTCCTTTTTGTGCGTGGGTTTTTCCACTGCTTCCAGAGATATTGTCTAATTCTTCGCTTCAACCATCCATTGAGATTCTTTATAAATCCTTTCATTTCCCCTATGCCATAGTAGTTTATCCAACCTGTCATAAGTTGTTGGATTTCTTTAAGAATCACTTCGAGATGTCGTCCACGATTGCGTTTGGTGATCCGCTTGAGTTTCCTTTTGACGGTCACTTTCGCTTTATTATGCGGACGAATTTTGACACCCTTCTTCGTAGCTAATAAGCAGAAGCCAAGAAACTTACGTTTCAAAGGACTTCCAACCGCACTCTTTTCTCGGTTAACAGTTAAACTCAGATCCTTCTCAAGAAAGTTCGTTATATTATCCATTACCCGATATCCTGCTCTCCTGCTTTTCACATAGATATTACAGTCGTCCGCATAGCGGACGAATCTGTGACCACGCTTTTCTAATCGTTGGTCTAATTCATTCAGATAAATATTACTGAGTAACGGCGATAAGTTTCCACCTTGCGGCGTTCCTTCTTCCGATTTCTCAAAGATACCGTTTATCATAATTCCACTCAATAAATACTGTCTTACCAAGCGAAGCACGCGCTTATCATCTATCTGTTTTTCCACGAAATACATCAGTTTGTCATGATTTACCGTATCGAAGTAGGATTTCATATCCAAATCCACCACATATTTGTACCCTTGTTCGTAGTATGACTTTGCCCGTATGATGGCTTGATGTGCACTACGTTTTGGACGAAACCCAAAACTATTATCGGAGAACTTTGGTTCAAATATTGGTTGGAGCACTTGGTTAATCGCTTGTTGAAGCATCCGGTCGATGACTGTCGGAATCCCCAGTTTTCTCTTTCCACCGTCTGGTTTCGGGATTTCAACCCGCAGGACGGGTTGCGGTTTGTATTTTTCTTGATATAACTGGAGTAATAGTTCCTCTTTATGTTCCTTCAAGTATGGAAGTAGTTGGTCGCACGTCATACCGTCTACACCGGCTGCCCCCTTATTTCTGACGACTTGAAGGTAAGCTTGATTGAGATTGTTCCTTGACAGGATTCTTTCAAACAGATTGGATACACCATTTTGATTGTTCTTTTCACCATGTAAGCCACTATGCGCTTCGACATACCCTTCATGTTCCACACTATCTCTCTGCCGATAGCCAGATTCTCCTGTTTTCTGCAGTTGTCGCACCTTACACACCTCCTAGAGCTTTCAAAACGACTATTGTTCGGTCCTTCATGTTTCGTCAAGTAACATTACTATGACCTCTGCTGACTTCTTGTGATTCACCAAGACGTCATCGTCTTGGTTGTGCTGGTTTGTTATCATTCAACTCCCACTGCACCCTCACAAGACCTCCCCCGGTAAGAGCGAAAACTTTCCTCCCATGTAACTGCTAGATTTACTGTATAGGTTTCGGGCAGTATTGGACTTCAGTTTGTTAGGCAACCTTATCCGACCTAATTCAGCCTTCTATCTAGTTTCTGTTCGTCAGTTCAGGAGTTTGCGTCCGACTTCCTTCAGCCACTACCTCGCGATAGCCACCTTGTCTTTCGCTAACAGTTCCTACTGCCATGCCTGTAGTGGACTTTCACCACCAAGTTTTCGCCCATGCAGGGCGCACATAATAACTTGTAGAGAATCTTTTGATTTTCTACAAGTTTTTTTATGCTATAGGAATGTATAAAAAACTTAACGTTGATAGCATAAGTAATCACTAAAATGGCTGTTTAGAAACTTTCACAGAACCTGTGGGGCACTCTTCGTATGCATCAAACATTGCATCAACTAGATCATCTTCAACAGGTGTAACTCCTAGATTGTTATCTTTTAAAAAATAAGCAATACAATCATCGTCATAATCATATAAATCTGGTGCTGAAATACCACAAGCTCCACAGGCAATACATGTTTCTCTATCAACTTTGGTATAATAACACATTTTTCAAGTCTCCTTTAAGAGCATAGTAGTACATTCTTAGAATATTCATGTAACTTATAAATCCACCTATATAAGTTTATACTTAAAAAAATGAAAATTCAATGCTGTAATGTGCTTCAAATGCTATAATATAATAAATAGTTTTTGCATTAGTTACTATGTGTTCTAGCTGAACGTAATAATATAAATTTCACAGTTTATATCTTAGCTTGAAATTAAAAACTAAAGAGTAGATGGGGCTGAGAACGATTGATATTGAAAGGGATTATGCTAAGTAGTATCCATAGATTAAAAGGAGAACGATCCACATCAGCAACTTACTATATTATAGCAGGTAGAAAATCGATTCAAACGGTACAAGATATACATATGTATGGGTTAAAGCAATTTTATTCAATATATCCAAAGCTCATAAAATCTTATTTTGATAAAGTAATTTATGAGTTGAAAAAAGAACAATTGATTCAAATTACAGATGGTAATGAAGAAACTTATATACTTTCGTCTATAGGGCTTCAGTGGTTAGAAGATCATAAATTAATATTACCCCTTTCTTATTACTCTGGGATGCAAAATGGAGAAAGTAGTCGTGTATTTTGGCCACGATTAAAATTACTGATTCAAACAATTACGAACGTACATAAAAATGAATTTCATTTTATACCAGTTGTCGAAGATAAAGCAATTGAAGCTTGGGTAAAGCTTTATTATCAACGAATTAAGCTTGACACTTCGTCGTTTTTACAACAATTATACGAAGAATTACTGCAGGTTTTACAAAATCTTCCTACTTATATGGCAGAAATTTTTGTAGATCGACTCACAAGCTTTAAAAATTATGGAAAAAGCGTTCATCAGCTAGCTAGTAGTCATCATTTAACTACAATCGATTTAGAATTAACTTTAA
It encodes:
- a CDS encoding ATP-binding protein → MFWRSVVGKLAITILLLVSFVLFILTILLLQFFEDFHIQEAEQDMLQTAEKISMLVDTHDENEIIEETTERVKDPASRVAIVSGDGDLWVSNSEDDQLSKLELDWLKQEELSSVLTNNVQVRKQMKLPGTEREAMIVGVPMNHQDGAIYVYQSLNVIDQTKAETTKIIFLAAGIAIVLTTIFAFFLSTRITSPLIKMREAAFDLARGEFNTKVPILTHDEIGELALAFNRMGRQLKFHLNALRQEKEQLSSIVSSMADGVITLNRSGDMIVTNAPADRFIEDWYYENNLPYRAEDRKLPHELKTILQEVIDGETEAMHELSLQGRNWVMVMTPLYDQAYVRGAVAVIRDMTEERRMDKLRQDFIANVSHELRTPISMLQGYSEAIVDDIAETKEDKNELAQIIHEESLRMGRLVNELLDLARMEAGHIHLNTEEVKVGPYVERIYKKFQGLANENKISLHLDKSIYEATAVFDPDRIEQVFTNLIDNAIRHTSKEGYVNIRVINDSEAFQVEIQDSGSGIPEEDLPFVFERFYKADKSRTRDKKKKGTGLGLAIAKNIIDAHQGTINVNSKLNQGTAFYLRIPRL
- a CDS encoding helix-turn-helix domain-containing protein, whose translation is MLSSIHRLKGERSTSATYYIIAGRKSIQTVQDIHMYGLKQFYSIYPKLIKSYFDKVIYELKKEQLIQITDGNEETYILSSIGLQWLEDHKLILPLSYYSGMQNGESSRVFWPRLKLLIQTITNVHKNEFHFIPVVEDKAIEAWVKLYYQRIKLDTSSFLQQLYEELLQVLQNLPTYMAEIFVDRLTSFKNYGKSVHQLASSHHLTTIDLELTLTAAMHRILDIIQSYKQTYSLLNDIIQTTEPRRLSNTAITTYQHLRGGFSIEEIAKRRKLRMNTIYDHVVEIALHDSAFPIDNYVSKCDQEIIIRAYNEVEVYKLKLIKQKVPEHITYFQIRLVLTMVTNTQKVGD
- a CDS encoding DUF4430 domain-containing protein — protein: MKQWLFRFGSFLVAIALLVGCGNDDSGTTAPSSNQPSENQVTQEEQAAETVLITISKDDGAEYLHEKEIPIEQGDTLMDVMEENFYVETEQNGEFITSIERLSAKEGEKKGWIYTVNGEMPNVGAAEYELKPGDKVVFDFQAWE
- a CDS encoding DUF6580 family putative transport protein: MNTYKLTLIALLAALAVVGRYWFAFLPNVQPVTAIIIITGVILGSGSALLLTVIVVFVSNMLLGMGIWAVWQAISWGVIGIISGWIGKFFSRPPFLLLLIFTVFSGYFYGFIISLTTYQMTGAFWPYYISGLPFDTNHAIGNAVFLVLFYPLIAYLMEKYALHRFTVKDTDWNRVEGKVK
- the ltrA gene encoding group II intron reverse transcriptase/maturase translates to MRQLQKTGESGYRQRDSVEHEGYVEAHSGLHGEKNNQNGVSNLFERILSRNNLNQAYLQVVRNKGAAGVDGMTCDQLLPYLKEHKEELLLQLYQEKYKPQPVLRVEIPKPDGGKRKLGIPTVIDRMLQQAINQVLQPIFEPKFSDNSFGFRPKRSAHQAIIRAKSYYEQGYKYVVDLDMKSYFDTVNHDKLMYFVEKQIDDKRVLRLVRQYLLSGIMINGIFEKSEEGTPQGGNLSPLLSNIYLNELDQRLEKRGHRFVRYADDCNIYVKSRRAGYRVMDNITNFLEKDLSLTVNREKSAVGSPLKRKFLGFCLLATKKGVKIRPHNKAKVTVKRKLKRITKRNRGRHLEVILKEIQQLMTGWINYYGIGEMKGFIKNLNGWLKRRIRQYLWKQWKNPRTKRKNLIRLGIDKHKAYEWSNTRKGYWVISSSYVLHRSLTDKELASRGYKDIALQYQFVHSNY
- a CDS encoding ferredoxin, encoding MCYYTKVDRETCIACGACGISAPDLYDYDDDCIAYFLKDNNLGVTPVEDDLVDAMFDAYEECPTGSVKVSKQPF